From a single Nostoc edaphicum CCNP1411 genomic region:
- a CDS encoding ATP-binding protein — translation MSIKVEKINHEQVVEILSSEESHFLDLKSINIKPAKLTRSISAFANASGGEVYIGIDETKIDGKNQRIWRGFADQEDANAHLQVFQELFPLGQYYSYTFLSCDGCIGLVLQVEINKNREIVKALDRPIPYLRLGAQNLPQDTEEKLARLKLDKGIDSFETSTVKADMEVITNSLPILNFMLRVIPSAEPEQWLKKQQLIINGKPTVGGVLLFSEEPQALLPKRCGVKVYRYKTADEEGRRENLAFDPITIEGCLYDQIIEAVNKTKNIVEEIPKLESGRLQHIEYPDEVLHEIITNAVLHRDYSILKDVQIRIFDNRVEVESPGRLPGHITIENILKEQFARNGVIVRLINRFPEAPNKDVGEGLNTAFEAMTRLRLKVPVIAEQENSVIVYIRHEPLASIESAIMEYLNDHENITNKIARRIASVDSESTIKAAFNRLREQGLIEIVPGTKTATSAWRKLR, via the coding sequence ATGTCAATTAAAGTTGAAAAGATTAATCATGAGCAGGTTGTTGAAATTCTATCATCTGAGGAAAGCCACTTTTTAGACTTGAAATCAATAAACATAAAACCAGCGAAACTAACTCGCTCTATATCTGCATTTGCAAATGCTAGTGGTGGTGAAGTTTATATTGGAATTGATGAAACTAAAATTGATGGGAAAAATCAACGTATTTGGCGTGGTTTTGCTGATCAAGAAGATGCAAATGCTCATTTGCAAGTTTTTCAGGAACTATTCCCACTAGGTCAGTACTATAGCTATACTTTCTTGTCCTGTGATGGTTGTATTGGGTTGGTTCTTCAAGTAGAGATTAACAAAAACCGAGAAATCGTTAAAGCTTTAGACAGGCCTATTCCATATTTGCGACTTGGAGCACAAAATCTACCACAGGATACAGAAGAAAAACTTGCACGGCTCAAGCTTGACAAGGGTATAGATTCTTTCGAGACATCTACAGTTAAGGCTGATATGGAAGTTATTACAAACTCTCTTCCTATTCTTAATTTTATGCTTCGCGTTATACCGTCGGCAGAACCAGAGCAGTGGTTAAAAAAACAACAGTTGATTATTAATGGAAAACCAACTGTTGGTGGTGTTCTTCTTTTCTCTGAGGAACCACAAGCTTTGCTACCGAAAAGATGCGGAGTGAAGGTCTATAGATACAAGACTGCTGATGAAGAAGGTCGAAGGGAGAATCTGGCTTTTGATCCGATAACCATTGAAGGCTGCTTGTATGATCAAATTATTGAGGCAGTAAACAAGACAAAGAATATAGTTGAAGAAATCCCAAAATTGGAATCAGGAAGATTACAACATATTGAATATCCTGATGAAGTTTTACATGAAATTATTACTAATGCAGTTCTTCATAGGGACTATAGCATTTTAAAAGACGTGCAAATTCGCATCTTTGATAATCGTGTAGAAGTTGAAAGTCCCGGTAGATTACCCGGACATATTACAATAGAAAACATTTTGAAAGAGCAGTTTGCAAGGAATGGTGTAATAGTACGCCTTATTAACAGATTTCCTGAAGCACCCAATAAAGACGTGGGTGAGGGTTTAAACACAGCCTTTGAGGCGATGACTCGCCTGAGACTTAAGGTTCCCGTTATTGCTGAACAAGAAAACTCAGTAATTGTCTATATTCGACATGAACCCCTTGCTTCAATTGAATCAGCAATTATGGAATACTTAAATGATCATGAAAATATAACTAACAAAATTGCACGAAGAATCGCCAGTGTAGACTCTGAAAGTACTATCAAAGCGGCTTTTAATAGACTTAGAGAGCAGGGGCTTATTGAAATAGTACCAGGAACTAAAACTGCTACCTCGGCTTGGCGTAAACTTCGATAA
- a CDS encoding type II toxin-antitoxin system RelE/ParE family toxin: MSAFRLTELATQDLLSIGRYTQKTWGTEQRNRYLAILDDCFHLLAQERHRGRTCDDIRSGYRNYHIGRHLIFYQETTETIDIIRILHDRMDVESYFNED, translated from the coding sequence ATGTCAGCATTTCGCCTGACTGAATTAGCCACTCAAGACTTGCTATCAATCGGTCGCTACACCCAAAAAACATGGGGAACTGAGCAGAGAAACCGTTATCTTGCTATCTTGGACGATTGCTTTCATCTCTTGGCACAAGAGCGACACAGAGGACGTACTTGTGATGATATTCGCTCAGGATATCGCAATTACCACATCGGACGACATTTGATCTTTTATCAGGAAACCACTGAAACTATCGATATTATTCGTATTTTGCATGATCGTATGGATGTGGAGTCTTATTTCAATGAAGACTAA
- a CDS encoding ATP-dependent Clp protease ATP-binding subunit, which translates to MFERFTEKAIKVIMLAQEEARRLGHNFVGTEQILLGLIGEGTGVAAKVLKSMGVNLKDARIEVEKIIGRGSGFVAVEIPFTPRAKRVLELSLEEARQLGHNYIGTEHLLLGLIREGEGVAARVLENLGVDLSKVRTQVIRMLGETAEVSPGGSSGRTKTPTLDEFGSNLTQMAIDNKLDPVVGRAKEIERVIQILGRRTKNNPVLIGEPGVGKTAIAEGLASRIATKDVPDILEDKRVVTLDIGLLVAGTKYRGEFEERLKKIMDEIRSAGNVILVIDEVHTLIGAGAAEGAIDAANILKPALARGELQCIGATTLDEYRKHIERDAALERRFQPVMVGEPTVDETIEILYGLRERYEQHHKLKISDEALVAAAKLSDRYISDRYLPDKAIDLVDEAGSRVRLINSQLPPAAKELDKELRQILKEKDDAVRSQDFDKAGELRDREMEIKAEIRAIAQSKTNATGTEGEEPVVTEEDIAHIVASWTGVPVNKLTESESEKLLHMEDTLHQRLIGQDEAVKAVSRAIRRARVGLKNPNRPIASFVFSGPTGVGKTELAKSLAAYFFGSEEAMIRLDMSEYMERHTVSKLIGSPPGYVGYNEGGQLTEAVRRRPYTVVLFDEIEKAHPDVFNMLLQILEDGRLTDAKGRTVDFKNTLLILTSNIGSKVIEKGGSGIGFEFSGEDASESTYNRIRSLVNEELKQYFRPEFLNRLDEIIVFRQLNKPEVTQIAEIMLKEVFGRLTEKGITLEVTDRFKDRLITEGYSPSYGARPLRRAIMRLLEDSLAEEILSGRIKDGDTAIVDVDENGIVQVSSQQRRELLPQGVE; encoded by the coding sequence ATGTTTGAACGCTTCACAGAAAAAGCCATTAAGGTAATCATGCTGGCCCAAGAAGAGGCCCGCCGTTTAGGTCACAACTTTGTTGGAACCGAGCAGATCCTCCTGGGTCTGATTGGCGAAGGCACTGGGGTGGCTGCCAAGGTGCTGAAATCAATGGGCGTCAATCTTAAAGATGCCCGAATTGAAGTTGAAAAAATTATAGGACGGGGATCAGGCTTTGTTGCCGTGGAAATTCCGTTTACGCCACGGGCAAAGCGAGTTTTAGAACTCTCCTTGGAAGAAGCACGCCAACTGGGGCATAACTACATTGGCACCGAGCATCTGCTGTTGGGCCTAATCCGCGAAGGGGAAGGCGTCGCAGCCAGGGTGCTAGAAAACCTCGGTGTGGATCTATCTAAGGTCAGAACCCAAGTCATCCGCATGTTGGGAGAAACTGCTGAAGTTTCACCAGGTGGTTCATCCGGGCGCACAAAAACCCCGACTCTGGATGAATTTGGCTCAAACCTGACCCAGATGGCGATAGACAATAAGCTCGATCCAGTGGTGGGACGTGCTAAAGAAATTGAGCGAGTGATCCAAATATTGGGTCGCCGAACCAAAAATAACCCAGTGCTGATTGGGGAACCAGGGGTTGGTAAAACTGCGATCGCTGAAGGTTTAGCTTCACGGATTGCCACCAAAGATGTCCCTGACATCCTGGAAGATAAACGCGTCGTCACCTTGGATATTGGTTTGCTCGTAGCAGGAACCAAGTACCGAGGTGAATTTGAAGAACGCTTGAAAAAAATCATGGATGAAATCCGCTCGGCGGGTAATGTCATTCTCGTGATTGATGAGGTACACACCTTAATTGGTGCAGGGGCGGCAGAAGGTGCGATTGACGCAGCGAATATCCTCAAGCCAGCTTTGGCCAGAGGTGAGTTGCAGTGCATCGGTGCTACAACCCTAGACGAATACCGGAAGCACATCGAGCGAGATGCAGCATTAGAGCGGCGTTTCCAACCAGTAATGGTTGGCGAACCTACAGTTGATGAAACAATTGAAATTTTATATGGTTTGCGCGAACGCTACGAGCAACACCACAAACTGAAAATCTCCGACGAAGCATTGGTGGCGGCGGCGAAATTGTCAGATCGTTACATTAGCGATCGCTACCTTCCAGATAAAGCCATCGACTTGGTTGATGAAGCTGGTTCTAGAGTGCGCTTGATTAACTCCCAACTGCCACCCGCCGCCAAAGAGTTAGACAAAGAACTGCGTCAGATATTAAAAGAAAAAGATGACGCGGTGCGCTCTCAAGACTTTGACAAAGCTGGAGAATTGCGCGATCGCGAAATGGAAATCAAAGCCGAAATCCGAGCGATCGCTCAAAGCAAGACCAATGCAACAGGCACAGAAGGTGAAGAACCTGTAGTTACAGAAGAAGACATTGCTCACATTGTCGCTTCCTGGACTGGAGTACCGGTGAACAAACTCACCGAATCTGAATCTGAAAAGCTGCTGCACATGGAAGACACCTTGCATCAGCGTTTAATTGGTCAGGATGAAGCTGTGAAGGCAGTTTCACGGGCAATTCGTCGCGCTCGTGTTGGTTTGAAAAATCCCAACCGACCCATAGCTAGCTTTGTCTTCTCTGGGCCTACTGGTGTAGGTAAAACCGAGTTGGCGAAGTCCTTAGCTGCTTACTTCTTCGGTTCCGAAGAAGCGATGATCCGCTTAGATATGTCCGAATACATGGAGCGTCACACCGTCAGTAAACTGATTGGTTCTCCTCCAGGTTATGTTGGCTATAACGAAGGTGGTCAGTTGACTGAAGCCGTGCGGCGGCGACCTTACACCGTGGTGTTGTTCGACGAAATCGAAAAAGCGCACCCCGATGTCTTCAATATGTTGCTGCAAATTTTGGAAGACGGTCGGTTAACTGATGCCAAAGGTCGCACGGTAGACTTCAAGAACACCTTGCTGATTTTAACTTCCAATATTGGTTCTAAGGTAATTGAAAAAGGCGGTAGCGGTATCGGCTTTGAATTCTCCGGAGAAGATGCCAGCGAGTCAACTTACAACCGGATTCGCTCTTTGGTGAACGAAGAACTCAAGCAGTACTTCCGTCCAGAATTCCTCAACCGACTCGATGAAATTATCGTCTTCCGTCAGTTGAACAAGCCGGAAGTGACCCAAATCGCCGAAATTATGCTCAAGGAAGTATTTGGTCGTCTGACGGAAAAGGGTATCACCTTAGAAGTCACAGACCGCTTCAAGGATCGATTGATCACTGAAGGTTACAGTCCCAGCTACGGCGCGAGGCCATTACGTCGGGCAATTATGCGCCTGTTAGAAGATAGCCTAGCAGAAGAAATTCTGTCTGGTCGTATCAAAGATGGCGATACTGCGATCGTTGATGTGGATGAAAATGGCATTGTCCAAGTTAGTTCTCAACAGCGCCGGGAATTGTTACCCCAAGGTGTTGAGTAA
- a CDS encoding DUF6972 family protein, translating into MSGINRQISLDVRQVAKHIAGTPQSQRLLKRGLATHVFNDEPTMNRVTQAIIENGQFTGMIRGYDRYGMFFDEPIGYRISPDGSRILLYYGEIKINADDQYHVIPRTRPSEE; encoded by the coding sequence ATGAGTGGAATTAATCGTCAAATTAGCCTTGACGTTAGACAAGTTGCCAAGCATATAGCAGGTACACCTCAAAGTCAAAGACTTCTCAAACGAGGACTTGCCACTCATGTATTTAACGATGAACCTACAATGAATAGAGTTACTCAAGCCATAATAGAAAATGGGCAGTTCACTGGAATGATTCGAGGATATGACCGTTATGGAATGTTCTTTGATGAACCAATAGGTTATAGAATCAGTCCAGATGGTAGCCGTATTCTACTTTACTATGGGGAGATAAAAATCAATGCAGACGACCAATACCACGTCATCCCCCGCACAAGACCTAGTGAAGAATAA
- the lysA gene encoding diaminopimelate decarboxylase: MVSTHPTGVQHSGSQYLPQRHDTNANPSPNQELLPLTARVHNHDLLEIGGCDVTTLVEQFGSPLYILDEETLRSACQQYRDTFKQYYKGESQVLYASKAWNCLAVCAIAASEGLGIDVASGGELYTALQAGVNPEKIYLHSNNKSREELIFATEVGCTIVVDNWHELRTLVEIVERANSPTVQPRFLLRLTPGIECHTHEYIRTGQLDSKFGFDPNELEELFTFVSKQFFLNCLGLHAHIGSQIFERQPHRDLAALMVQWLRDAAKYGLNFTELNVGGGLGIKYIESDDPPSIEEWVKPICEVIQEACAAENLPLPKLLCEPGRSLIATACVTAYTIGSSKVIPEIRTYVAIDGGMSDNPRPITYQSVYRAVVANKMSSPLTETVTIAGKHCESGDILIHNALLPKTEPGDILVVMGTGAYNYSMASNYNRLPRSAAVVVANGEANLILQRETYQDLIRQDRLPERLKK; the protein is encoded by the coding sequence ATGGTATCGACTCACCCCACTGGGGTTCAACATTCTGGAAGTCAATATTTACCTCAAAGGCACGACACCAACGCAAATCCATCGCCCAATCAAGAACTTTTACCCTTGACTGCCAGAGTTCATAATCATGACCTCCTGGAAATTGGTGGGTGTGATGTCACAACCCTAGTTGAGCAATTTGGTTCACCTTTATATATTTTAGATGAAGAAACCCTGCGTTCTGCTTGTCAGCAATACCGAGATACTTTCAAGCAATACTACAAGGGCGAATCTCAAGTATTGTACGCCTCAAAAGCTTGGAATTGTTTAGCAGTTTGTGCGATCGCTGCTTCAGAAGGTTTAGGAATTGATGTCGCATCAGGCGGCGAACTATACACTGCGCTGCAAGCAGGCGTCAATCCTGAGAAAATCTATCTTCATAGCAACAATAAATCTCGTGAAGAACTGATTTTTGCCACAGAAGTCGGTTGCACTATTGTGGTGGATAACTGGCACGAGTTACGCACTTTGGTAGAAATTGTTGAGAGGGCAAATTCCCCCACCGTACAACCTCGATTCTTGTTACGCTTGACTCCGGGTATTGAATGTCACACTCATGAATATATCCGCACGGGGCAACTAGATAGTAAATTTGGCTTTGATCCCAATGAATTAGAGGAATTATTTACTTTTGTCAGCAAACAGTTTTTCCTTAACTGCTTAGGGTTACATGCTCATATCGGTTCCCAAATTTTTGAGCGCCAACCGCATCGAGATTTAGCGGCTCTGATGGTACAGTGGTTACGTGATGCGGCGAAGTATGGGTTAAATTTTACAGAGTTAAATGTCGGTGGTGGTTTAGGGATTAAGTATATAGAATCAGACGATCCCCCTAGCATTGAAGAGTGGGTGAAACCAATTTGTGAGGTAATTCAAGAAGCTTGTGCAGCCGAAAATTTACCTTTACCAAAATTACTGTGTGAACCGGGGCGATCGCTAATTGCCACAGCTTGCGTCACTGCCTATACTATTGGTTCATCCAAAGTTATCCCAGAAATTCGTACCTACGTAGCGATCGACGGAGGAATGTCTGATAATCCCCGCCCGATTACTTACCAATCAGTTTATCGGGCAGTCGTTGCTAATAAAATGTCTTCTCCCTTAACCGAAACAGTCACAATTGCTGGTAAACATTGTGAATCAGGAGATATTCTGATTCATAACGCTCTACTCCCAAAGACTGAACCAGGGGATATTCTCGTAGTTATGGGAACTGGTGCGTACAATTACAGTATGGCATCTAACTACAATCGCTTGCCCCGTTCGGCTGCTGTTGTTGTGGCGAATGGCGAAGCAAATTTAATTTTGCAACGTGAAACTTATCAAGACTTAATTCGACAAGATCGCCTACCAGAAAGATTAAAGAAATAG
- a CDS encoding clan AA aspartic protease, with protein MISGIVKNGRATVNIIFRLTNKPDFTIEFVIDTGFTEFLSLPPAAVTLLGFPFVYEMYANLADNSNVILPVHQGNIIWNGEEREVNVLATGKRPLLGTALLDGYELVIQFIEGGLVTIDELYRNPV; from the coding sequence GTGATTTCTGGTATTGTCAAGAACGGACGCGCAACAGTAAATATCATATTTCGACTTACAAATAAACCAGATTTTACTATTGAATTTGTTATCGATACAGGTTTTACAGAGTTTCTTTCTCTGCCTCCAGCAGCAGTTACTCTACTGGGTTTCCCTTTCGTGTATGAAATGTATGCAAATTTAGCTGACAATAGTAATGTAATCTTGCCAGTACATCAAGGTAACATTATTTGGAATGGAGAAGAACGGGAAGTGAATGTACTTGCGACAGGAAAGCGACCTTTACTAGGAACTGCTTTACTTGATGGGTATGAACTTGTCATACAGTTTATCGAGGGCGGTTTAGTAACAATTGATGAATTGTATAGGAATCCGGTTTGA
- a CDS encoding DMT family transporter, translating into MNVSNQTKIAIASLFVGVGAISFGSIFMKLSETELSPNATVFNRFWLASVVFLFWNGYKAIRQRFSLVQPVEQQPYTSQDLWLLLGAGILWAATLVCLGWSLTQTSVTISSVLHNLAPIFTSLGAWLLFRQGFERQFLIGMVIALGGAIAIEFEELQIATDEVQGGLAAIVSAIFLGAYLLIVEKLRTKFSPDTIQLWICAIAALVIFPILLFTQDQIFPSTVSGWLWVISLALICQVFGHGLLTYSLARFSSVVVSLVHLLEPVFSGIFALIIFSEKLTFSNWIGFAVVLIGLYLAVSSQAAISFPFQESVNNIVNTFVKSMTFKLSLLKQQFSETPALLGTASLLFALIPISLAPSLTKLCQQEIGANAVVFHRSWIATVVFALWNGLEAFRYQQSDSQSIEQKPFTGQEVWLLLAMGTSAGTYLLLWAWSLSQTSVAKVALLSNLNSLFVALAGYLLFGRRFDHRFVIGLVIALGGAIAFELNKVQFANDQILGDALALLTAVFMATCMLLIERLRTRFSTATIMLWRCGVTTMFLLPVLPFLEDRLLPYSWTGWFFIIFQALFCQVLGQGLLAYSLSRISSGVVAVTLLLEPVLASIFAWFIFSEQVGLFDWATFAVVLAGIYLAQSSQSTVQITNEGS; encoded by the coding sequence ATGAATGTATCCAATCAAACAAAGATAGCGATCGCTTCATTATTTGTAGGTGTAGGTGCTATATCTTTTGGCTCTATTTTTATGAAATTAAGCGAAACTGAACTCAGCCCCAATGCCACTGTATTTAATCGCTTTTGGCTTGCTAGTGTGGTCTTCTTGTTCTGGAATGGATACAAGGCAATACGGCAGCGATTTTCCTTAGTTCAACCTGTAGAACAGCAGCCCTACACCAGTCAGGATCTATGGCTATTGCTAGGTGCTGGTATTCTTTGGGCAGCTACTTTAGTCTGTTTGGGTTGGTCGCTGACTCAAACCAGCGTCACTATTTCTAGTGTGTTGCACAATCTGGCTCCCATATTTACCAGCTTAGGGGCGTGGCTATTATTTCGTCAGGGTTTTGAGAGGCAATTCCTCATTGGTATGGTCATCGCCCTTGGGGGAGCGATCGCTATTGAATTTGAAGAGCTGCAAATCGCCACAGACGAAGTTCAAGGAGGATTGGCTGCAATCGTTTCTGCGATTTTCTTGGGTGCATACCTGCTGATTGTAGAAAAATTACGAACAAAATTTTCTCCTGACACAATCCAGTTGTGGATCTGTGCGATCGCGGCTTTAGTCATTTTCCCGATACTTTTGTTTACTCAAGATCAGATTTTTCCTTCTACAGTCAGTGGTTGGCTTTGGGTCATTTCCCTAGCCCTGATTTGCCAAGTCTTTGGTCATGGGCTTTTGACCTATAGCCTTGCCAGGTTTTCTTCTGTGGTTGTCTCCTTAGTGCATTTATTAGAGCCAGTATTTAGCGGCATTTTCGCTCTTATAATATTTTCGGAAAAATTAACTTTTTCAAATTGGATAGGTTTCGCTGTCGTTTTAATAGGTTTATACTTAGCCGTATCTAGCCAAGCTGCTATTAGTTTCCCATTCCAGGAATCAGTCAACAATATAGTTAACACTTTCGTTAAAAGTATGACGTTCAAACTGTCATTACTAAAGCAACAATTCTCCGAAACACCAGCTTTATTAGGAACGGCCTCATTATTGTTTGCTCTAATTCCCATATCTTTAGCGCCATCTCTAACCAAATTGTGTCAACAAGAAATTGGTGCAAATGCTGTAGTATTTCATCGCAGTTGGATTGCAACAGTTGTCTTTGCGCTGTGGAATGGACTTGAGGCTTTCCGCTACCAACAGTCCGATAGCCAATCTATAGAACAGAAGCCTTTTACTGGACAAGAAGTGTGGCTATTGTTGGCAATGGGAACCTCTGCTGGAACCTACCTCCTCTTGTGGGCTTGGTCGCTGAGTCAAACTAGCGTAGCCAAAGTGGCTTTACTGTCTAATTTAAACTCCTTATTCGTTGCTTTAGCTGGATATCTGTTATTCGGTCGCCGCTTCGATCACAGATTTGTGATTGGTCTAGTCATAGCCTTGGGGGGAGCGATCGCATTTGAACTTAATAAGGTGCAATTTGCAAATGACCAAATACTGGGTGATGCCTTAGCATTACTAACTGCGGTTTTCATGGCTACGTGTATGCTGCTGATAGAAAGACTCCGAACCCGATTTAGCACTGCAACTATCATGCTGTGGCGCTGTGGAGTTACAACAATGTTTCTATTACCCGTCCTCCCATTTCTGGAAGATAGACTGTTGCCCTATTCCTGGACAGGTTGGTTTTTCATCATTTTCCAAGCCCTCTTTTGCCAAGTGTTGGGTCAGGGGCTTTTGGCTTATAGCCTCAGCAGAATCTCTTCAGGCGTTGTAGCTGTCACACTTCTGCTAGAACCAGTCCTAGCTTCCATTTTTGCTTGGTTCATTTTTTCAGAACAAGTAGGTTTGTTTGACTGGGCAACCTTTGCTGTAGTTTTAGCGGGTATCTATCTAGCCCAATCTAGCCAATCCACTGTTCAAATAACGAATGAAGGCTCGTAG
- the rimI gene encoding ribosomal protein S18-alanine N-acetyltransferase, with protein sequence MISLDLEIKLLTAEHLSALLELDQACFGGLWTMEGYQRELDSPNSDLLGLFSPVSNSMLLGMGCFWSILDEAHITILAVHPQYHRQGLGQALLYSLIKTACDRKMERATLEVRASNLGAISLYQKFGFKTAGRRRRYYQDNDEDALILWLPDLQHSKFQATLDQWHSMISDRLDKSSWHLIFK encoded by the coding sequence GTGATCTCATTAGACTTAGAAATTAAATTACTGACAGCAGAGCATCTGAGTGCATTGTTGGAACTGGATCAAGCTTGTTTTGGTGGTTTATGGACAATGGAGGGCTACCAACGAGAGTTGGACAGCCCCAACAGCGATCTGCTGGGTTTATTTTCCCCTGTCTCTAATTCGATGCTGTTGGGAATGGGTTGCTTTTGGTCAATTTTAGACGAAGCCCACATTACAATTTTGGCGGTTCATCCCCAATATCACCGTCAAGGTTTAGGACAGGCTTTATTATATTCACTCATTAAGACAGCTTGCGATCGCAAAATGGAGCGAGCTACCCTCGAAGTCCGAGCTTCCAACTTGGGAGCCATATCTTTATATCAAAAATTTGGCTTCAAAACAGCTGGGCGGCGTCGGCGTTACTACCAAGATAACGATGAAGACGCCCTAATCCTTTGGCTTCCAGATTTACAACACTCCAAATTTCAAGCAACTTTAGACCAGTGGCATTCCATGATTAGCGATCGCCTGGACAAATCCTCTTGGCACTTGATTTTTAAGTAG
- the cdaA gene encoding diadenylate cyclase CdaA — MRDWWKQWLTNLGWSQSLLLGTLDIVLVLALTYMILVIISERRTLWMVRGFIILMLASALSGRLGLPLLSFVLEKLVIGCAVAMAVALQSEFRRFLEQLGRGEFRQLFQPDRLAIPKSDSVIDEIVEAVKELSKNRIGALLIVETTGPIDERDFSVPGVKLNAEVSKELIQTIFQPKTLLHDGATLIRGSRIVSSGIILPLSGRTASRQLGTRHRAAMGITERVENCICVVVSEETGSISLAERGTLNRPLTIRKLKESLEALLSPTVDREAVAPGVLSFVRRTGGKTLALVSRLLGLPSTASRDKK, encoded by the coding sequence ATGAGAGATTGGTGGAAGCAATGGCTGACAAACCTAGGATGGTCACAGTCCTTGCTACTTGGGACTCTGGATATTGTGTTGGTGCTGGCGCTGACTTACATGATACTAGTTATCATTAGTGAGCGACGGACACTGTGGATGGTGCGGGGATTCATTATCTTAATGCTAGCCTCGGCACTAAGTGGCAGATTAGGACTACCTCTGCTAAGTTTTGTATTAGAAAAATTGGTAATTGGTTGTGCTGTGGCGATGGCAGTTGCTCTACAGTCAGAGTTTCGGCGGTTTTTGGAGCAATTGGGGCGTGGCGAATTCCGCCAGCTGTTTCAACCAGATCGGCTGGCAATCCCTAAATCTGATAGTGTAATTGATGAAATTGTTGAGGCTGTTAAAGAATTGTCAAAAAACCGCATTGGAGCTTTACTAATTGTGGAAACCACAGGGCCAATTGATGAGCGAGACTTTTCTGTGCCAGGAGTAAAGCTAAATGCGGAAGTTTCTAAAGAACTGATCCAGACAATTTTCCAGCCGAAAACTTTGTTACACGATGGGGCAACACTGATTCGTGGATCACGGATTGTGTCATCAGGTATAATTTTACCACTTTCGGGACGCACAGCCTCGCGCCAGTTGGGAACACGCCATCGGGCGGCAATGGGAATTACTGAGCGGGTCGAAAATTGCATTTGTGTCGTTGTATCTGAAGAAACGGGTTCTATTTCCTTAGCGGAACGGGGAACCCTAAATAGACCGCTGACGATTAGAAAGCTAAAAGAGTCATTAGAGGCTCTTTTGTCCCCAACCGTGGATCGGGAAGCTGTTGCTCCTGGTGTGTTGAGTTTTGTTCGTCGGACAGGTGGGAAGACACTAGCACTGGTTTCACGTTTACTCGGATTACCATCGACCGCTTCTCGAGATAAAAAATGA
- a CDS encoding DUF6972 family protein, with amino-acid sequence MIRGYDRYGMFFNEPIACKISPDGSRILLYYGEIKINADDRYHIIPRTRPSEE; translated from the coding sequence ATGATTCGAGGATATGACCGTTATGGGATGTTTTTTAATGAACCTATAGCTTGTAAAATAAGTCCAGATGGTAGCCGTATTCTACTTTACTATGGGGAGATAAAAATCAATGCAGACGACCGATACCACATCATCCCCCGCACGAGACCGAGTGAAGAATAA
- a CDS encoding type II toxin-antitoxin system ParD family antitoxin, with protein MQKNTSVTLGEHFEAFIANQVDSGRFASASEAIRAGLRLLEEREIKLAALQRALRDGENSGFADYSLSGLLAELDRE; from the coding sequence ATGCAAAAAAATACAAGTGTTACCTTGGGTGAGCATTTTGAAGCGTTTATCGCCAATCAAGTTGACAGCGGTCGTTTTGCCAGTGCCAGTGAAGCGATTCGAGCGGGACTGCGCCTTTTAGAAGAGCGAGAAATAAAACTTGCCGCTTTGCAACGAGCATTGAGAGACGGCGAAAACAGCGGATTTGCTGACTATTCTCTCTCAGGATTGCTTGCAGAACTTGACCGTGAATAG